From the Cervus elaphus chromosome 20, mCerEla1.1, whole genome shotgun sequence genome, one window contains:
- the SLC16A1 gene encoding monocarboxylate transporter 1, with protein sequence MPPAVGGPVGYTPPDGGWGWAVVVGAFISIGFSYAFPKSITVFFKEIESIFNATTSEVSWISSIMLAVMYGGGPISSALVNKYGSRPVMIVGGILSGSGLIAASFCNTVQELYFSVGFVGGLGLAFNLNPALTMIGKYFYKRRPLANGLAMAGSPVFLSTLAPLNQAFFMIYGWRGSFLILGGLLLNCCVAGALMRPIGPKPTTTEKEKSKGSLQEAGKYETKKGASDANTDLIGGNPKEEKKSIFQTLNTFLDLSLFKHRGFLLYLSGNVLMFFGLFTPLVFLSNYGKSKHYSSEKAAFLLSILAFVDMVARPSMGLVANTKWVRPRVQYFFAASIIANGMCHLAAPLSSTYVGLCIYAGFFGFAFGWLSSVLFETLMDLVGPQRFSSAVGLVTIVECCPVLLGPPVLGRLNDIYGDYKYTYWACGIILIVAGIYLFIGMGINYRLLEKEQKAEQQQKKEGKEEETNVDAAEKPKEVTDAAESPEHKATEGDPKEAESPV encoded by the exons ATGCCACCAGCAGTTGGAGGTCCAGTTGGATACACCCCCCCAgatggaggctgggggtgggcagtggtAGTTGGAGCTTTCATTTCCATCGGCTTCTCTTATGCGTTTCCCAAATCTATTACTGTGTTCttcaaagaaattgaaagtaTATTTAATGCCACCACCAGTGAAGTGTCATGGATATCTTCCATCATGTTGGCTGTCATGTATGGTGGAG GTCCTATCAGCAGTGCCCTGGTGAATAAATATGGCAGTCGTCCAGTCATGATTGTTGGTGGCATCTTGTCTGGCAGTGGCTTGATTGCTGCTTCCTTCTGTAACACTGTGCAGGAACTTTACTTTTCTGTTGGATTCGTTGGAG gTCTTGGGCTTGCCTTCAACTTAAATCCGGCTTTGACCATGATTGGCAAGTATTTCTACAAGAGACGACCACTGGCAAATGGACTAGCCATGGCAGGCAGCCCTGTGTTCCTCTCTACCCTGGCCCCCCTCAACCAGGCTTTCTTCATGATCTACGGCTGGAGAGGAAGCTTCCTAATTCTTGGGGGCTTATTATTAAACTGCTGTGTGGCTGGAGCTCTGATGAGACCAATAGGGCCCAAGCCAACCActacagagaaagagaagtctAAAGGATCCCTTCAGGAAGCTGGAAAATATGAGACAAAAAAGGGGGCAAGTGATGCAAATACAGATCTCATTGGAGGAAAccccaaagaagagaaaaaatcaaTCTTTCAAACACTTAATACATTCCTGGACTTAAGCCTGTTCAAGCACAGAGGCTTTTTGCTTTACCTGTCTGGAAATGTGCTCATGTTTTTTGGACTATTTACACCATTGGTCTTTCTTAGCAATTACGGCAAGAGTAAGCACTACTCTAGTGAGAAGgctgccttccttctttccattctGGCTTTTGTTGACATGGTAGCCAGACCTTCTATGGGACTTGTAGCCAACACAAAGTGGGTAAGACCTCGAGTTCAGTATTTTTTTGCTGCATCTATTATTGCAAATGGAATGTGTCATCTGGCAGCACCTTTATCCTCCACCTATGTCGGGCTCTGTATCTACGCGGGATTCTTTGGATTTGCTTTTGGGTGGCTCAGCTCAGTATTGTTTGAAACACTGATGGACCTTGTTGGACCCCAGAGATTCTCCAGTGCTGTGGGATTGGTGACCATTGTGGAGTGCTGTCCTGTACTCCTGGGGCCACCAGTTTTAG GTCGTCTCAATGACATATATGGAGACTACAAATACACATACTGGGCATGTGGCATAATCCTTATTGTCGCAGGCATCTATCTTTTCATTGGCATGGGCATCAATTACCGacttcttgaaaaagaacaaaaagctgAGCAGCAGCAGAAAAAGGAAGGTAAAGAGGAGGAGACCAATGTAGATGCTGCTGAGAAGCCAAAAGAAGTCACCGATGCAGCAGAATCTCCAGAGCATAAAGCCACAGAAGGAGATCCCAAAGAGGCGGAGAGTCCAGTTTGA